From the genome of Phycisphaerae bacterium:
CTTGAGCCATAAAACGGAGATATTATTTCGCCTTTTCCTGTTCGTAGTTTACCGCTCGAATAGGATAAGGAATTATTATTCCTTCTTTGGCATATCTCTCATGCAGTCTCTTCACGAATTCGTGCTTAATTATATACTGGTTCACAAACTCGCTGGTCCTGAGGATTACTGTAAAGTTTACACTGAAATCGGCGAATGTATGATACCTGATAAACGGCTGGAAATCCGGAACCCCTCCGGCGACTTCCTTCATTACTTCTTTGCCGACTTCGCAGGTAACGGCCTCGACTTTCTTTAAATCGCTGTCATAATGCACGCCAACATTTACCAATACCGCCATTTCCTTGTCCGGCATACAATAGTTTGTAGCGATGGCCTTGGTCAATCTCTCGTTTGGAATCAGAATCACGTTGTTGGGCAGCGTTCTTATCTTGGTCGCACGCCACGTAATATCGATGACATATCCTTCTTCACCTGTATCCAGCTTGACGTAGTCGCCGACTCTGATTTGCCTGCTCATAGTAATATAAAAACCTGCAAAGACGTTCCCGAGCGTATCCTGAAGGGCTAAAGCTACTGCTAAGCCGCCTACGCCCAAAGTGGCGAGAATCGGCGTTATGGAATAACCAAGTGTATCTATGATAATCAGAATTCCAACCGCGAAAATCGCAACGCGGGCGATGTTTTCGGTCAGTGAGGTCATAGGCATAACCGATTCGAACTTATTCGAATACGCCTTTATCACTGCCGTTGATAAGCTAATCGTTACCAGGATTACAGAAAAAATACCCAGCGACAGAAGAATCTTGCCGGCAATATGAACCACATTCTCCGGCAGATGCGAAAATTCCATCGCAATATAAATACCCAGCATTAGAAACCATATTATGAACGGACCTTTTACAGAGGAAATTACCGCGCCGTTGATTTTCAGTTTGGATTTCATCGACCATCGCACAAACCGTGAGAACAGGACCCCTCGGATGAGATATCCGATTATAAGAGTTACAAGCACAATTGCCGCGGGTATCGCTATTTCGAAAAGAAATTGTCTCAGATGGTTATCTGCCTTTAAAAACGTATCACTAAACATGGTAATTCCTTATTACAAGTTTTCTGCTGTTTTTCTGCTTTAGGACGATTTTGCTTCCGAATAAATTTTCAGCAGGTCATTTATCATTGAACTTACGGAATTATTACTGCGCAGATAATTCTGGGCGGCAGAGGCTGTCGATTGGGCCAAAGCCCTGTCGTCGAGAAGTTTGCCAAGCGATGAATAAATACTTAACTCATCGCTGCCGTCAAATAAAACAGCGGCAGAACTATCCTGCAGAAACTCCTCAACATTATTTTTGTCGGCAGCTATCGCAAGTCCCGCACCGGCGGCTTCAATCACCGCAGGGTCGAATTCGCTCAAACGGCAGGAATGAATGAATATATCACAACCGCGAAAAACGGCACGTAAAGGCCTGATTAACGGCGTAATGCTGACCGTCTGAACAAGACCTGTCGATTTTACAAAAGCACGAATTCGGCCTTCGGCCCGCCCCTGCCCCATAAAAATCACAACAAACTCGTAGCCGTCGACTGACAAGTGCCTGATTGCACCGAGCAGCGGTTCGTAATCACTGAATTTATCGAAGGGGCCGAGAACTATCATGCTCGGCAATCTTTCAGGTTTTGAGAAACAGACGCATCTCTCATCGGCGAATGTACCGATATTCACCTGTGATATTTTTTCTCGCGGAAGACCACTTTGTTCCAACCGTCCGGCAACACGGCCTGACGGAACAATAATCCGCTCAAAACCTTTTTTTATAATCATTTTCGCAGGAAAACCTATATGGCAGGAATTTATGGTAATTACAGCCGGTATATCAAAATGTTCGGCAAGCCATTTGGCAAGCAATACCTTCGACGTGCCGTAACAGTGAATTATGTCAGGCTTGATTTTTTCAATACGCTCAATCAGTCTCCTGCGGTTCTGCATAAAAAACAATGGAAATCTCAGCGCCGGATGCTCGACTACCCCGACACCGGGAAAAAGAAAAGATTCAATATCACTGGCAGGCGGAACAACTATCGCGGAAATTATGCCCTGAGCTTCAAAACCAAAAAGCAAATGCCGAACTGACGAACAATACTGTCTGATAGTATTGATATCGGAAATTATCAACGGACGAATAGTTCCGGCTTCGCTTTGGCTTTCTGTTATTGTTTCGTTTTGCAGCATAAATCAGCTTATCATCTTTTCAAGTTTTTCGTATTCGCCGCTTTTCATATGGTAACTGTGTGAATCGTCGGGGAAAACGCCCTGCTTAATCTGCCTGTCATACAGAGCAATCGCTTCGATAGTTGCTTTGCCGATATCCGCAAAACTTTTTGAAAACTTCGGCATCGTCCCGTCTTTAAGATTCAAAATATCCGGCAGAACCAGAACCTGTCCGTCGCAGTCCGGCCCTGAACCGCAGCTTATCACCGGAATCGGCAGTTTCTCTGTAATTATTTTCGCCGCCTCTCTGGCGGTACCTTCCAGCAAAAGCATTAAAGCTCCTGTTTGATACATCTGCTCGGCAAGTGCGATAATTCCCGCAGCCACCTCGGCTGTCGTACCCTCCGCCTTATAACTGCCCGTCTGCGGCCTTATGCCGAGATGAGGCATAACAGCAATACCGGCATCGACGACGGCCTTAATCGTATCGAGATGAGCCTGGACTATCTCGATTTTTACGATATCGGCGCCGCATTCCTGAACAAATCTCTTGGCATTTTTTACCGTTTCAGCAGTGCCTGTTTTACAGCCCTCGAAAGGCATATCCGCTACCAGCAGCAAATCCGGTGCGGCACGTCTGATTCCGGCGGTTATAGCCGCCATAAAATCCATCGTTACCGGCAAAGTGCTGTCAAAACCGAGTATAAATTGCGATGCTGAATCACCTGCCAGCAGAACATCTACGCCTGCAGCGGCGACAAGCTTTGCGCTGGTATAGTCATAACAGCTTACCGCGGAAAACTTCAGCCCTTGCGCTTTGGCCTTACATAATGTCGAAATGGTTATCTTCATATATACACTTTTACATAATAGGTTTAGATAACTTAAGGATATGTAAGAAAAAGGCTGTTGGCAAGCAGATTTTATAGGTCCATACACGCATTCAGCAAACTATCCGGATAAAAAAGTGAATTATGCCAAAAAATTACAAAAATTACTTGATTTAACCAAGCAGATAGTCATAATTCCCTAAATAATTTTGGGATATCAAACCGAACCTTAATGTTCGGCATACATGAGCTTTTCATCACCCTCCTCCGAAGCCAGGCTCTTTTTATTGGGGTCTGGCTTTCTTGATAAAATCAATTGACAAAATAGACAATACGGGAGACTTGGACGAAATCCTATTTGAGAGATTTAATCGGCACAATGCGGCACATTGACTTTGTTAAGTCTTTAATATATAATATATTTATATGAAAAAAGTAATAAAAGTCATAATTTTTATGT
Proteins encoded in this window:
- a CDS encoding glycosyltransferase → MLQNETITESQSEAGTIRPLIISDINTIRQYCSSVRHLLFGFEAQGIISAIVVPPASDIESFLFPGVGVVEHPALRFPLFFMQNRRRLIERIEKIKPDIIHCYGTSKVLLAKWLAEHFDIPAVITINSCHIGFPAKMIIKKGFERIIVPSGRVAGRLEQSGLPREKISQVNIGTFADERCVCFSKPERLPSMIVLGPFDKFSDYEPLLGAIRHLSVDGYEFVVIFMGQGRAEGRIRAFVKSTGLVQTVSITPLIRPLRAVFRGCDIFIHSCRLSEFDPAVIEAAGAGLAIAADKNNVEEFLQDSSAAVLFDGSDELSIYSSLGKLLDDRALAQSTASAAQNYLRSNNSVSSMINDLLKIYSEAKSS
- a CDS encoding mechanosensitive ion channel family protein translates to MFSDTFLKADNHLRQFLFEIAIPAAIVLVTLIIGYLIRGVLFSRFVRWSMKSKLKINGAVISSVKGPFIIWFLMLGIYIAMEFSHLPENVVHIAGKILLSLGIFSVILVTISLSTAVIKAYSNKFESVMPMTSLTENIARVAIFAVGILIIIDTLGYSITPILATLGVGGLAVALALQDTLGNVFAGFYITMSRQIRVGDYVKLDTGEEGYVIDITWRATKIRTLPNNVILIPNERLTKAIATNYCMPDKEMAVLVNVGVHYDSDLKKVEAVTCEVGKEVMKEVAGGVPDFQPFIRYHTFADFSVNFTVILRTSEFVNQYIIKHEFVKRLHERYAKEGIIIPYPIRAVNYEQEKAK
- the panB gene encoding 3-methyl-2-oxobutanoate hydroxymethyltransferase; this encodes MKITISTLCKAKAQGLKFSAVSCYDYTSAKLVAAAGVDVLLAGDSASQFILGFDSTLPVTMDFMAAITAGIRRAAPDLLLVADMPFEGCKTGTAETVKNAKRFVQECGADIVKIEIVQAHLDTIKAVVDAGIAVMPHLGIRPQTGSYKAEGTTAEVAAGIIALAEQMYQTGALMLLLEGTAREAAKIITEKLPIPVISCGSGPDCDGQVLVLPDILNLKDGTMPKFSKSFADIGKATIEAIALYDRQIKQGVFPDDSHSYHMKSGEYEKLEKMIS